The Camelina sativa cultivar DH55 chromosome 14, Cs, whole genome shotgun sequence genome includes a window with the following:
- the LOC104740966 gene encoding uncharacterized protein LOC104740966 has product MLKFPLCCSELSLEPKIQAFERQIVSGRRDSIKASAGKIGNFSFGSIFKSCETCGAKGAIECPGCKGTGKNKKNGNMFERWKCFDCQGFGMKSCPKCGKGGLTPEQRGER; this is encoded by the exons atgttgaaatttcCGCTTTGTTGCAGTGAGTTATCTCTAGAACCAAAGATTCAAGCTTTTGAAAGACAAATTGTTTCAGGCCGACGAGATTCCATCAAAGCTTCTGCGGGAAAAATTGGAAATTTCTCTTTTGGTTCG aTATTCAAAAGTTGTGAGACTTGTGGAGCCAAAGGAGCAATTGAGTGCCCCGGTTGCAAG GGAACAGGTAAAAATAAGAAGAACGGAAATATGTTTGAGAGATGGAA ATGTTTTGATTGTCAAGGATTTGGTATGAAGAGTTGTCCTAAATGTGGCAAGGGAGGCTTGACGCCTGAACAGAGAGGGGAACGATAG
- the LOC104740969 gene encoding transcription factor MYB3-like — protein sequence MGRSPCCEKAHMNKGAWTKEEDQLLVDYIRKHGEGCWRSLPRAAGLQRCGKSCRLRWMNYLRPDLKRGNFTEDEDELIIKLHSLLGNKWSLIAGRLPGRTDNEIKNYWNTHIKRKLLSRGIDPNTHRLINESAASLVVLPPSSSSLQNDVVVEPLRLDFAGPVKPEPVQGEEISGIHNNNNCTSSGTTSEKDFGNENDWVLNLELSVGPAATRYHHRYESTTRKVSVVDSAESNRRWGSELFGGAQSDAVCLCCRVGLFHNESCRNCRNCRNSDVRIH from the exons atggGAAGATCACCATGCTGCGAGAAAGCACACATGAACAAAGGAGCTTGgactaaagaagaagatcagcTTCTCGTTGATTACATCCGTAAACACGGTGAAGGTTGCTGGAGATCTCTCCCTCGCGCCGCCg GATTACAGAGATGTGGTAAGAGTTGTAGATTGAGATGGATGAATTATCTAAGACCAGATCTCAAAAGAGGCAATTTCactgaagatgaagacgaaCTCATCATCAAGCTCCATAGCTTGCTCGGTAACAA ATGGTCATTGATAGCTGGGAGATTACCAGGAAGAACAGACAACGAGATCAAGAACTACTGGAACACTCACATCAAGAGGAAGCTTCTCAGCCGTGGGATCGATCCAAACACTCACCGTCTCATCAACGAATCTGCTGCATCATTAGTTGTATTGCCTCCGTCTTCGTCGTCTCTTCAAAACGATGTCGTCGTTGAGCCTTTGCGTCTCGATTTCGCCGGACCGGTTAAACCGGAACCGGTACAAGGGGAAGAGATCTCTGGTATTCATAATAACAATAATTGCACGAGCAGTGGAACGACGTCGGAGAAAGATTTTGGGAACGAGAACGATTGGGTGCTCAACTTGGAGCTCTCTGTCGGACCAGCTGCGACGCGTTATCATCATCGGTACGAGTCGACCACCCGGAAGGTGAGTGTTGTTGATTCGGCTGAGTCGAATAGACGGTGGGGGTCCGAGTTGTTCGGAGGAGCTCAGAGCGATGCGGTGTGTTTGTGTTGTCGGGTTGGGTTGTTCCATAATGAGTCGTGTCGGAATTGTCGGAATTGTCGTAATTCTGATGTTAGAATTCattag
- the LOC104740967 gene encoding CRM-domain containing factor CFM3A, chloroplastic/mitochondrial-like yields MAKAEQLRAEIEQMEKVTDKGDEELYNKLDMAYASSDEETDEEEDDDVDAFSETYAEGEDGENVAEGELSDTDDEDWDSNESETGFGDDSAVLDAEDLQSKSKDLPSNKVRL; encoded by the exons ATG GCGAAAGCAGAACAACTGAGAGCTGAAATT GAACAAATGGAGAAGGTAACAGACAAGGGTGATGAAGAGTTATACAACAAGCTTGATATGGCTTATGCTTCTAGCGACGAGGAGACAGAC gaagaagaagatgatgatgtcgATGCATTTTCAGAGACTTATGCagaaggagaagatggtgaGAATGTAGCAGAAGGAGAACTATCTGAtactgatgatgaagattgggATTCAAATGAATCAGAAACCGGATTTGGTGATGATTCTGCTGTACTTGACGCAGAGGATcttcaatcaaaatcaaaagatctGCCGAGCAACAAAGTTCGTTTGTAA
- the LOC104743467 gene encoding transcription factor MYB3-like encodes MNYLRPDLKRGNFTEDEDELIIKLHSLLGNKWSLIAGRLPGRTDNEIKNYWNTHIKRKLLSRGIDPNTHRLINESAASLVVLPPSSSSLQNDVVVEPLRLDFAGPVKPEPVQGEEISGIHNNNNCTSSGTTSEKDFGNENDWVLNLELSVGPAATRYHHRYESTTRKVSVVDSAESNRRWGSELFGGAQSDAVCLCCRVGLFHNESCRNCRNCRNSDVRIH; translated from the exons ATGAATTATCTAAGACCAGATCTCAAAAGAGGCAATTTCactgaagatgaagacgaaCTCATCATCAAGCTCCATAGCTTGCTCGGTAACAA ATGGTCATTGATAGCTGGGAGATTACCAGGAAGAACAGACAACGAGATCAAGAACTACTGGAACACTCACATCAAGAGGAAGCTTCTCAGCCGTGGGATCGATCCAAACACTCACCGTCTCATCAACGAATCTGCTGCATCATTAGTTGTATTGCCTCCGTCTTCGTCGTCTCTTCAAAACGATGTCGTCGTTGAGCCTTTGCGTCTCGATTTCGCCGGACCGGTTAAACCGGAACCGGTACAAGGGGAAGAGATCTCTGGTATTCATAATAACAATAATTGCACGAGCAGTGGAACGACGTCGGAGAAAGATTTTGGGAACGAGAACGATTGGGTGCTCAACTTGGAGCTCTCTGTCGGACCAGCTGCGACGCGTTATCATCATCGGTACGAGTCGACCACCCGGAAGGTGAGTGTTGTTGATTCGGCTGAGTCGAATAGACGGTGGGGGTCCGAGTTGTTCGGAGGAGCTCAGAGCGATGCGGTGTGTTTGTGTTGTCGGGTTGGGTTGTTCCATAATGAGTCGTGTCGGAATTGTCGGAATTGTCGTAATTCTGATGTTAGAATTCattag
- the LOC104740970 gene encoding deoxycytidine kinase-like: protein MVQFELLTEKDSPTKSTRTNRRSNGGGGGGLVRNPDLLKIPGVGPRNQRKLVENGIQGVAELKQLYKDKFWEASQKMVEYLQSSVGIKHRNHAESITTFIKQSVDEEELKDSSETNNNKPKKRLTFCVEGNISVGKTTFLQRIANETIELRDLVEIVPEPIDKWQDVGPDHFNILDAFYAEPERYAYTFQNYVFVTRLMQEKESSSGVKPLRLMERSVFSDRMVFVRAVHEAKWMNEMEISIYDSWFDPVVSCLPGLVPDGFIYLRASPDTCHKRMMLRKREEEGGVSLKYLQDLEIGFMNLSR from the exons ATGGTTCAATTCGAGCTCCTTACGGAGAAAGATTCTCCGACTAAGTCCACCAGAACGAATCGTAGATCTAacggcggtggtggaggaggattgGTTCGTAATCCAGATTTGTTGAAAATTCCAGGAGTTGGTCCAAGGAATCAGAGAAAGCTCGTTGAAAATGGAATCCAAGGTGTTGCTGAGCTCAAGCAGTTATACAAAGATAAG TTTTGGGAAGCTAGTCAGAAAATGGTTGAGTATCTTCAAAGCTCAGTTGGGATTAAGCATCGGAACCACGCCGAGAGCATAACAACGTTCATCAAACAAAGCGTGGACGAAGAAGAACTCAAGGATTCTTCTGagactaataataataagccTAAGAAACGTTTGACGTTCTGTGTTGAAGGGAACATTAGTGTTGGCAAGACAACGTTTCTACAGAGGATAGCCAATGAGACCATTGAGCTTCGTGACTTGGTTGAGATTGTTCCTGAACCCATTGACAAATGGCAGGATGTTGGACCTGATCATTTCAATATCTTAGATGCTTTCTAC GCTGAGCCTGAGAGGTATGCTTATACTTTCCAGAACTATGTGTTTGTCACTCGCCTGATGCAGGAGAAAGAATCTTCCTCTGGTGTCAAACCTCTTAGGTTGATGGAGCGTTCTGTGTTTAGTGACCGAATGGTTTTCGTGCGAGCTGTTCATGAAGCCAAATGGATGAATGAGATGGAGATTAGCATTTACGATTCTTGGTTCGATcctgtggtttcttgtttaccAGGACTTGTTCCTGATGGGTTTATCTACTTGAGGGCCAGTCCTGACACTTGTCACAAGCGGATGATGTTAAGGAAACGAGAGGAAGAAGGTGGGGTGTCGTTAAAGTATCTCCAGGACCTGGAGATTGGTTTTATGAATCTCAGTAG GTGA
- the LOC104740968 gene encoding transcription factor MYB3-like: MGRSPCCEKAHMNKGAWTKEEDQLLVDYIRKHGEGCWRSLPRAAGLQRCGKSCRLRWMNYLRPDLKRGNFTEDEDELIIKLHSLLGNKWSLIAGRLPGRTDNEIKNYWNTHIKRKLLSRGIDPNTHRLINESAASLVVLPPSSSSLQNDVVVEPLRLDFAGPVKPEPVQGEEISGIHNNNNCTSSGTTSEKDFGNENDWVLNLELSVGPAATRYHHRYESTTRKVSVVDSAESNRRWGSELFGGAQSDAVCLCCRVGLFHNESCRNCRNCRNSDVRIH, encoded by the exons atggGAAGATCACCATGCTGTGAGAAAGCTCACATGAACAAAGGAGCTTGgactaaagaagaagatcagcTTCTCGTTGATTACATCCGTAAACACGGTGAAGGTTGCTGGAGATCTCTCCCTCGCGCCGCCg GATTACAGAGATGTGGTAAGAGTTGTAGATTGAGATGGATGAATTATCTAAGACCAGATCTCAAAAGAGGCAATTTCactgaagatgaagacgaaCTCATCATCAAGCTCCATAGCTTGCTCGGTAACAA ATGGTCATTGATAGCTGGGAGATTACCAGGAAGAACAGACAACGAGATCAAGAACTACTGGAACACTCACATCAAGAGGAAGCTTCTCAGCCGTGGGATCGATCCAAACACTCACCGTCTCATCAACGAATCTGCTGCATCATTAGTTGTATTGCCTCCGTCTTCGTCGTCTCTTCAAAACGATGTCGTCGTTGAGCCTTTGCGTCTCGATTTCGCCGGACCGGTTAAACCGGAACCGGTACAAGGGGAAGAGATCTCTGGTATTCATAATAACAATAATTGCACGAGCAGTGGAACGACGTCGGAGAAAGATTTTGGGAACGAGAACGATTGGGTGCTCAACTTGGAGCTCTCTGTCGGACCAGCTGCGACGCGTTATCATCATCGGTACGAGTCGACCACCCGGAAGGTGAGTGTTGTTGATTCGGCTGAGTCGAATAGACGGTGGGGGTCCGAGTTGTTCGGAGGAGCTCAGAGCGATGCGGTGTGTTTGTGTTGTCGGGTTGGGTTGTTCCATAATGAGTCGTGTCGGAATTGTCGGAATTGTCGTAATTCTGATGTTAGAATTCattag